The proteins below are encoded in one region of Falco rusticolus isolate bFalRus1 unplaced genomic scaffold, bFalRus1.pri scaffold_59_arrow_ctg1, whole genome shotgun sequence:
- the LOC119142144 gene encoding LOW QUALITY PROTEIN: olfactory receptor 10AG1-like (The sequence of the model RefSeq protein was modified relative to this genomic sequence to represent the inferred CDS: inserted 2 bases in 1 codon), translating into MPRRKGLENHTVGSGFILVGFSDLPGLQGLCFTVLLVIYLVVLIGNSLTALITVVDSSLHSPMYFFLRNSSFLETCYTSVTLPKMLVGFLREDGRISFLGCAAQLYFLVLLGSIECLLLAAMAYDRYVAICDSLHYTLTMSRVLCIRLVVGSWVAVVPLQVGQTYQVFTLPFCASHDLNHFFCDVPPXLELACADTFWNHVMLYTIIMVFAVLPASFIFISYIAIIRAILKMPSVLGRHKAFSTCSSHLREWKLSCGGPYGWRQQMSNTSCITQFLLLAFGDTWELQLLTFWLFLGIYMAALLANSLIITTVSCDHHLYTPMSFFLFSLSLLDLGSISTTLPKAMANSLWDTRDITYAGLRGRKLNVAFQVRPHQCRV; encoded by the exons ATGCCCCGAAGAAAAGGCTTGGAGAATCACACTGTTGGATCTGGATTCATTCTTGTGGGGTTTTCTGACCTGCCCGGCCTGCAGGGCCTGTGCTTCACAGTCCTCCTGGTAATCTACCTTGTGGTCCTCATAGGGAACAGCCTGACTGCTCTCATCACAGTGGTGGACTCAAGCCTTCACAGCCccatgtatttctttctgaggAACTCGTCCTTCCTGGAGACCTGCTACACATCGGTCACTCTGCCAAAAATGCTGGTGGGTTTCCTGAGGGAAGATGGCAGGATCTCCTTCCttggctgtgctgcccagctgtatttcctggttttgctgggcAGCATCGAATGCCTACTCCTGGCTGCCATGGCCTACGACCGCTACGTAGCCATATGTGACTCCCTGCACTATACCCTGACCATGAGCAGGGTGCTCTGCATCAGACTGGTGGTGGGGTCATGGGTGGCTGTCGTACCACTGCAAGTAGGACAGACCTACCAGGTGTTCACTTTACCCTTCTGTGCATCCCATGACCTTAACCACTTTTTCTGTGATGTCCCCCC GCTAGAACTGGCTTGTGCAGACACTTTCTGGAACCATGTGATGCTGTACACCATCATCATGGTATTTGCAGTCCTTCCTGCCtccttcatatttatttcttacattGCAATTATCAGGGCAATTCTGAAAATGCCTTCAGTTCTGGGCAGACACAAAGCTTTCTCCACCTGCTCTTCACACCtcagg GAATGGAAACTCAGCTGTGGAG GACCCTATGGTTGGAGGCAGCAGATGTCCAATACGAGTTGCATCACccagttcctcctcctggctTTTGGAGACAcatgggagctgcagctcttgaCCTTCTGGCTCTTTCTGGGCATCTACATGGCTGCCCTCCTGGCCAACAGCCTCATCATCACCACTGTAAGCTGTGACCACCACCTCTACACCcccatgtctttttttcttttcagtctctcACTGCTCGACCTGGGCTCCATCTCCACCACTCTACCCAAAGCCATGGCCAACTCCCTCTGGGACACCAGGGACATCACCTATGCAGGAT tgaggggccgCAAGCTGAACGTGGCATTCCaggtgcggccccaccagtgccgGGTATAG